One Klebsiella electrica genomic window, GATTCTGGTTATCGTCGGCCATCAAAGCATCGCCACCGGGATCGCCATCGCGCTACCGGTGGCCGCGGCAGGCCAGGTACTCACCGTTTTCGCCCGCACCATCACGGTGGTGTTTCAACACGCAGCGGACAAGGCGGCAGAAGAGGCGCGTTTTCGCACTATCGACATACTGCATATCTCGGCGCTGGGCGTACAGGCGCTCCGCGTCGCGATTCCGGCTCTGGTGGTCTCGCTGTTTGTCAGCGCCGACATGGTCAGCAGCATGCTGAGCGCCATCCCGGAATTTGTCACCCGCGGCCTGCAAATCGCCGGCGGTTTTATTGTGGTGGTGGGCTACGCCATGGTGCTGCGCATGATGGGCGTCAAATACCTGATGCCGTTCTTTTTCCTCGGTTTTCTGGCGGGAGGCTATCTCGATTTCAGCCTGCTGGCCTTCGGCGGCGTGGGGGTCATTATCGCGCTGATTTATATCCAGCTGAACCCGCAATGGCGCAAGGCCGAGCCCCGGCAGGCTACCGCCTCCTCCACCGCCCTTGACCAACTTGACGACTGATGGAGCCCGTTATGGAACCGAAAAAACTCACCCAAGGCGACCTGGTTAACATCTTTCTGCGCTCCAACCTGCAGCAGGCCTCCTTCAACTTCGAACGTATTCATGGTCTCGGCTTTTGCTACGACATGATCCCGGCGATCAAGCGTCTCTATCCGCTAAAAGAGGATCAGGTGGCGGCGCTAAAACGCCATCTGGTGTTCTTCAACACCACTCCCGCCGTCTGCGGCCCGGTGCTGGGCGTCACCGCGGCGATGGAAGAAGCGCGCGCCAACGGCGCGGCCATCGACGATGGGGCGATCAACGGCATCAAAGTTGGCCTGATGGGGCCGCTGGCCGGGGTCGGCGATCCGCTGGTCTGGGGCACCTTACGCCCGATTACCGCGGCGCTCGGCGCGTCGCTGGCGCTGTCGGGGAACGTTCTTGGGCCACTTCTCTTTTTCTTTATTTTCAATGCAGTACGTCTGGCAATGAAATGGTACGGCCTGCAGCTCGGCTTCCGTAAGGGGGTCAATATCGTCAGCGATATGGGCGGCAACCTGCTGCAAAAACTGACCGAAGGGGCCTCCATTTTGGGGCTGTTCGTGATGGGCGTGCTGGTCACCAAATGGACCACTATCCACGTGCCGTTGGTGGTGTCGCAAACGCCGGGCGCCGATGGTGCCACCGTCACCATGACCGTACAAAACATCCTCGACCAGCTTTGTCCCGGCCTGCTGGCGCTGGGCCTGACGCTGCTGATGGTGCGCCTGCTCAATAAAAAAGTTAACCCGGTATGGCTGATCTTTGCCCTGTTCGGGCTGGGGATTATCGGTAACGCGCTGGGCTTCTTGTCCTGATTATTCGGCCCCGGCCGCGCCGGGGTCACTTCAATAAGCTAACCCCGCAGTCAAAGGGGATGAGGTGGTAAACATGAAAACAACGGCCCTACGCCTTTACGGTAAACGCGACCTGCGTCTGGAAACCTTCGCACTGCCGGAAATGCAGGATGACGAGATCCTCGCCCGCGTGGTCACCGACAGTCTGTGCCTCTCTTCCTGGAAAGAGGCCAACCAGGGGGAAAACCATAAAAAAGTGCCGGACGACGTGGCGATGAACCCGATCATCATCGGCCATGAATTCTGCGGCGAAATCCTCGCGGTCGGCAAAAAGTGGCAGCATAAATTCCAGGCCGGTCAGCGCTACGTGATTCAGGCCAACCTGCAGCTGCCGGATCGCCCCGATTGCCCCGGCTACTCCTTCCCGTGGATCGGTGGCGAAGCGACTCACGTGGTGATCCCGGATGAGGTCATGACGCAAGATTGTCTGCTCACCTGGGAGGGCGATAGCTGGTTTGAAGGCTCGCTGGTCGAACCGCTCTCCTGCGTGATTGGCGCATTCAACGCCAACTATCATCTGCAGGAAGGGAGCTATAACCATGTGATGGGCATCCGGCCTCAGGGCCGCACGCTGATCCTCGGCGGTACCGGGCCGATGGGGCTGCTGGCTATCGACTATGCGCTGCATGGGCCGGTGAACCCTTCTCTGCTGGTCGTGACCGACACCAATAAGCCGAAGCTGAGCTACGCCCGCCAGCACTATCCGTCAGAGCCGCAAACACTGATCCATTACCTCGACGGCCACGATGCCGGACGCGAAACGCTGATGGCGCTGACCGGCGGTCACGGCTTTGATGATATTTTTGTCTTCGTGCCGAATGAGCAGCTGATTACCATGGCGTCTTCGCTGCTGGCCGCGGACGGCTGTCTGAACTTCTTTGCCGGTCCGCAGGATAAGCAGTTCAGCGCGCCGATAAACTTTTACGATGTGCATTATGCCTTTACACATTACGTCGGGACTTCCGGCGGTAATACTGACGATATGCGGGCCGCCGTCGCGCTGATGCAGGAGAAAAAAGTCCAGGCGGCGAAAGTGGTGACTCATATTCTCGGGCTGAATGCGGCGGGCGAAACCACCCTCGATTTGCCGGCCGTCGGCGGCGGTAAAAAGCTGGTGTATACCGAAAAATCGCTGCCCTTGACCCCTCTTGGCGCCATTGCCGACCCTGAGCTGGCGGCAATTATGGCCCGTCATCATGGGATCTGGTCCGCTGAAGCGGAACAGTATCTGCTGACCCACGCACAGGACATAACTCATGATTAATCGCGAAACACAGCTCTGCATGTCGCTGGCCGGTCGCCCAGGCAACTTCGGCACCCGTTTTCACAACTATCTGTATGAGAAGCTGGGGCTAAATTTTATCTATAAAGCCTTTACCACGCAGGATATCGCCGCGGCGGTAGGAGGGGTACGGGCGCTGGGCATTCGCGGTTGCGCAGTCTCGATGCCGTTTAAAGAGAGCTGTATGCCTTTCCTTGACGCCATCGATCCTTCAGCCAGGGTGATTGATTCGGTCAATACCATCGTTAACGACCACGGCAGGCTGACCGGGCTCAATACTGACTATATTGCGGTGAAGAGCCTGATAGACCGCCGCCTGCTGGATACTCATGCCAGCGTGATGATTCAGGGCAGCGGCGGCATGGGTAAAGCGGTTATCGCCGCCTTTCGCGACGCTGGCTTTCGCGAGGTGGTGATCGCCGCCCGCAATCGTGATAGCGGCCTGGCGCTGGCGAAACAGTACGGTTTTCAGTGGCAGCCGCACCCTGAAGGAATCCAGGCCGATATTCTGGTTAACGTCACGCCGCTCGGCATGGCCGGCGGTACGCAAAGCGATACCCTGGCGTTCAGTCAGCCGATGGTTGAGCAGGCTCAGGTGGTGTTTGACGTGGTGGCCCTGCCGCCGGAAACCCCGCTGATTCGTCTGGCGCAGGCGCTGGATAAGCAAATTATCAGCGGCGCGGAGGTGATTGCGCTACAGGCGGTGGAACAATTCGTACTTTATACCGGCGTACGTCCGGATGCCGATCTGGTCAACGAGGCGGCGGCATTTGCGCGAGCAGGGTAAGTCTGGGCGCCAGGGAGGGCGCTCTTCCTGCAGTTTTTGACTCCGGTTGCATACTCTTGCCTCCCCTTAACCGTTCCCCTCTTCTTACTCGTCACTGCGGCTAAGAGGCCCGGTGTCGCCCGCGGCCTTGCCACATCGTGAGCCATATCAGCGAGCCTGTGGGCAACCGGTGGTAGGATCGCTTGCGACGCTATCACCTGGCTAAAAGCCCGTTGAAGCACAACGGTAGCCCGGTGAAGCGTAGCGGTAGCCCGGCTAAGCGTAGCGCGAGCCGGGGGCAGGCCACCGTTTCTGAACCCCGACCACACTTTTCCCGGAGGCGGTGCTACGCACCTGTCCGGGCTACCCGTCCGCAGACGACGATGGACCGTCGCCCGGTGAAGCACAGCGGTAGCCCGGCTAAGCGCAGCGCGAGCCGGGGGGCAGGCAACAAGCGCTTAATAATCATCGCGCTCATCGTCCTCATCCGGCTGCTCCATCACGCTGTATGCCACCGAGCAGAACAATGAGTTCAGGCGTTTCATATCCCCCAGTAACCCCAGATGTAGCGAACTGGTTTCGATACTCTGCACGTTCTGCTGGTGCAGACGGTCGACGTGCGCGTGCGAGTAGCGACGGTTCAGAATACGGAAACGATGCTTGTTGCGGCGCAGGCGTCGCGCGCTTGGGACATCGCTGGAGAAAAAGACCGACATCGCTAACTGCAGGTTGCTCAGCAGCTGCTCGTACAGCCCGTCCAGCTCCTTCAGCCCTTCCTCCGAAAAGGCGCGGCGCGCCGCCAGCGATTTATCAGCGATTTCGCTGCCCATTCTTTCGACGATATCGGAAGCCTGCTCCAGATTGAGCGCCATTTCGATGATCTCCGCCCAGCGGCGGGACTCCTCTTCGGCCAGCTCGTCTTTCGGCATGCGGGCCAGATAGAGCTTGATCGCCGTGTAGAGCACGTTGATATCGTCAGCCAACCTGCGCAGCTCCTTCTCCTCCCGCGGCTCGCCGTGCATCACCCTGTGCAACCCCCCGAGCATCTGCTCCATCGCGTCGCCAATACGCAACGTTTCGCGCGCGGCATTCGCCAACGCCAGCGCCGGCGTATCCAGCGCCGTGGTATCGAGATGTTTTGGTTTAAGATGGAGGTCCTGTTCGGGATCTTCACGAATCATCCGCTTGCAGAGTCTGGCCATGGGCTCGGCAAACGGCACCATCGCCACGCAGCGAATCAGGTTGTAGAAGACGTGGA contains:
- a CDS encoding PTS mannose/fructose/sorbose transporter subunit IIC: MEISTLQIIAIFLFSCIAGMGSVLDEFQTHRPLIACTVIGLILGDLKTGIMLGGTLELIALGWMNVGAAQSPDSALASIISAILVIVGHQSIATGIAIALPVAAAGQVLTVFARTITVVFQHAADKAAEEARFRTIDILHISALGVQALRVAIPALVVSLFVSADMVSSMLSAIPEFVTRGLQIAGGFIVVVGYAMVLRMMGVKYLMPFFFLGFLAGGYLDFSLLAFGGVGVIIALIYIQLNPQWRKAEPRQATASSTALDQLDD
- a CDS encoding shikimate 5-dehydrogenase, whose protein sequence is MINRETQLCMSLAGRPGNFGTRFHNYLYEKLGLNFIYKAFTTQDIAAAVGGVRALGIRGCAVSMPFKESCMPFLDAIDPSARVIDSVNTIVNDHGRLTGLNTDYIAVKSLIDRRLLDTHASVMIQGSGGMGKAVIAAFRDAGFREVVIAARNRDSGLALAKQYGFQWQPHPEGIQADILVNVTPLGMAGGTQSDTLAFSQPMVEQAQVVFDVVALPPETPLIRLAQALDKQIISGAEVIALQAVEQFVLYTGVRPDADLVNEAAAFARAG
- the sorE gene encoding L-sorbose 1-phosphate reductase, which translates into the protein MKTTALRLYGKRDLRLETFALPEMQDDEILARVVTDSLCLSSWKEANQGENHKKVPDDVAMNPIIIGHEFCGEILAVGKKWQHKFQAGQRYVIQANLQLPDRPDCPGYSFPWIGGEATHVVIPDEVMTQDCLLTWEGDSWFEGSLVEPLSCVIGAFNANYHLQEGSYNHVMGIRPQGRTLILGGTGPMGLLAIDYALHGPVNPSLLVVTDTNKPKLSYARQHYPSEPQTLIHYLDGHDAGRETLMALTGGHGFDDIFVFVPNEQLITMASSLLAADGCLNFFAGPQDKQFSAPINFYDVHYAFTHYVGTSGGNTDDMRAAVALMQEKKVQAAKVVTHILGLNAAGETTLDLPAVGGGKKLVYTEKSLPLTPLGAIADPELAAIMARHHGIWSAEAEQYLLTHAQDITHD
- a CDS encoding PTS system mannose/fructose/sorbose family transporter subunit IID is translated as MEPKKLTQGDLVNIFLRSNLQQASFNFERIHGLGFCYDMIPAIKRLYPLKEDQVAALKRHLVFFNTTPAVCGPVLGVTAAMEEARANGAAIDDGAINGIKVGLMGPLAGVGDPLVWGTLRPITAALGASLALSGNVLGPLLFFFIFNAVRLAMKWYGLQLGFRKGVNIVSDMGGNLLQKLTEGASILGLFVMGVLVTKWTTIHVPLVVSQTPGADGATVTMTVQNILDQLCPGLLALGLTLLMVRLLNKKVNPVWLIFALFGLGIIGNALGFLS